A segment of the Nitrosopumilus sp. genome:
ACTTGGTTATAATGTCAAGGCATTGACTGGAATCAACATGGATACAAAAAAACGAGACCATATAATTAAAGAATTGTTTAAAATTGATGGCGTAAGAGAAGTTGCACAAGTAACAGGCAGATTTGACATACTAGTAACCATGTATTCAAAATCTTTAGATCAAATGCACAAAATGGTATCTGAACGAATTGGCAGAATTGAAGGAATTCAATCTTCAGAGTCATTTATTGAAATGAAATCACGAATGAAAGCAATGCCATATATGCCATCAAAGGATAGTGACTGATATTGCAAAAACAAAAGTCAGAATCTAGAGTTGCAG
Coding sequences within it:
- a CDS encoding winged helix-turn-helix transcriptional regulator, with amino-acid sequence MLSELSQDASISVPRLSKKINVNSSVVYSRIKRLVKKQLIERFTIVVNNKELGYNVKALTGINMDTKKRDHIIKELFKIDGVREVAQVTGRFDILVTMYSKSLDQMHKMVSERIGRIEGIQSSESFIEMKSRMKAMPYMPSKDSD